In Crassostrea angulata isolate pt1a10 chromosome 4, ASM2561291v2, whole genome shotgun sequence, one genomic interval encodes:
- the LOC128181508 gene encoding G-protein coupled receptor dmsr-1-like, translated as MESLNTTTIYGDLLNTTPYDFILNNDSEISFNSVVCSPEPIAVNATELTGLGKFNEAYAGVHGYLSVMVCLFGMVANSVNIVVLTRKNMLSSTNVLLTWLAVADLFTMLSYFPFALHFFIFKEPDLFYFTTRYFGWICFLLFHASFSIVCHTVAIWITIALAIFRFLYIWFPTRGATYCSLARAKLAITVTIVSTIACLVPNYIINVNGTMQICDPKTNTYETIHTIEYRSGKEFRVLENVNYWVQAIFVKLIPCIMLTILTVLLIVAMHRAYKKRMALKNQGKKDESDKHNEHNRTTLMLFTVVVLFLITEFPQGVLTLMSSLNKAYHREIYENLGNLLDMMALLNNSINFVLYCTMSRQFRHTFISIFCKCCPENRPGWRKMGVVSSEKNGFATVTTHV; from the coding sequence ATGGAATCGCTCAATACAACCACTATTTACGGCGATCTGCTTAATACGACACCATACGACttcattttaaacaatgacTCTGAAATCTCCTTCAACTCTGTAGTGTGCAGTCCAGAACCAATCGCTGTGAATGCAACGGAACTGACAGGCCTGGGTAAATTCAACGAAGCATACGCCGGAGTCCATGGTTATCTCAGTGTTATGGTGTGCCTTTTTGGAATGGTTGCAAACAGTGTAAACATAGTCGTTTTAACCCGTAAAAACATGCTTTCGTCAACTAATGTCCTCCTCACATGGTTAGCGGTTGCTGATCTCTTCACCATGCtaagttatttcccctttgcattgcattttttcatcTTCAAAGAACCGGATTTGTTCTATTTTACGACGAGGTACTTTGGATGGATCTGTTTCCTACTTTTTCACGCCAGTTTCAGCATTGTTTGCCACACCGTGGCCATTTGGATAACAATAGCCCTCGCCATTTTCCGATTTCTCTACATATGGTTTCCGACAAGGGGAGCGACATATTGTTCTCTAGCACGAGCTAAACTCGCTATTACTGTCACCATCGTATCAACAATAGCATGCCTCGTTCCCAACTACATAATTAACGTGAATGGAACTATGCAAATTTGCGACCCGAAAACGAACACGTACGAAACCATTCACACAATCGAATACCGTTCTGGGAAAGAATTCAGGGTTCTGGAGAACGTGAACTACTGGGTTCAAGCGATATTTGTGAAACTCATTCCGTGCATAATGTTGACGATTCTGACCGTTTTGTTGATCGTTGCGATGCACAGAGCTTACAAGAAAAGGATGGCTCTGAAGAACCAAGGCAAAAAGGACGAGTCGGACAAACATAACGAACACAACCGGACAACTCTGATGTTGTTTACCGTGGTAGTTCTGTTCCTGATTACAGAGTTTCCGCAGGGTGTGTTAACGCTAATGAGCAGCTTGAATAAAGCTTATCACCGGGAAATATACGAGAACTTGGGGAACCTACTGGACATGATGGCGCTTTTGAACAACTCGATCAACTTTGTGCTCTACTGCACCATGAGCAGGCAGTTCAGGCACACCTTTATCAGTATATTCTGCAAGTGTTGTCCGGAAAACAGGCCTGGATGGAGAAAGATGGGCGTCGTTAGTTCGGAGAAGAATGGATTTGCTACAGTTACAACACATGTTTGA